In the genome of Bacillus marinisedimentorum, the window CAAAATAAAGTATTGAATTTTCAGAATTATGTGTTAGTATTAAAAGCGTAAAATGAAATACTGTTTTCACTAGATGAAAACTAAAGGAGTTTGATCGTAGTAATGGCAATTGAAAAAAACAGTATTCGTGCTTTAGACCGAGCTTTCGATATTATTGAATCCTTTTCATTCAAAGAACCTTTGTTGACATTAGTGGAAATTGCTGAAAAAACAGGCCTTGCCAATGCCACTGTACACCGTTCCTTAAAAACAATGATCGACCGCGGCTATATTGAAAAAGACAGCAAAACCGGCAAATTTAAATTAGGAATGGAATTTGTGCGTGTAGGGGGAGTTGTAGTCCAGTCAACTGACGTTGTGTCCATTGCCACACCCTTCCTGGAAAAATTGGCAAAAACAACTGAGTTAAATACCAATCTCAGTGTTTATGATCGGGGTAAAGCTCTGTGTCTAATCAATATCGAATCCTTTCACAGGTTCGGGCATGAGATAAAAGTCGGGCAGCGATTACCCATTTATGCGGGCGCACTGTCCAAAGCAATTTTTGCAGCATTGCCTGAACAAGAAATTGAAAA includes:
- a CDS encoding IclR family transcriptional regulator; amino-acid sequence: MAIEKNSIRALDRAFDIIESFSFKEPLLTLVEIAEKTGLANATVHRSLKTMIDRGYIEKDSKTGKFKLGMEFVRVGGVVVQSTDVVSIATPFLEKLAKTTELNTNLSVYDRGKALCLINIESFHRFGHEIKVGQRLPIYAGALSKAIFAALPEQEIEKIISQDLELFTPNTIAEKEVLLNELNIIKERGYSVSKGELSLGVKAFAKPLFNYEHKMVGGIAISGPDYFIKEEMEENLLNELNNTADEISKELGFKKMI